A stretch of DNA from Cupriavidus taiwanensis:
GATCAAGCTGCACTACATCGGGCTGCTGACCAACCATCACCAGCCCGAGCTGGCCGAGACCTTCTTCAACTCGGTGTGCACGCGCATCCTGCACCGCTCGTACTTCAACAACGATTTCATCTTCGTGCGCCCGGCGATCTCGACCGAATACATCGAGAACGAGGAATCGCCGACGCGCCCGACCTTCCGCGCCTACTACCCGGGCAGCCGCGACGGCATGGCCGCGTGCTTCGAGCGCGTCGTCCACAACTTCCAGCTCGAGCGCCCGTTCGAAGACCTGCCGCGCGACATCGGCTACGTGGTGCGCGCCGTCGGCGAGCATTTCGGCGACCTGCGCATCGCGCCGAATTTCCAGATCCACACGCTGTCGTCGCTGTTCTTCCGCAACAAGGCGGCCTTCATCATCGGCCGCATCCTGAACGGCGACCGCACCTTCCCGCTGGCGATCCCGATCCTGCACGGGCCCTCGGGCAAGCTGGTGCTCGACACCGTGCTGCTGAAGAAGGAACAGCTGCTGATCCTGTTCTCGTTCACGCATTCCTACTTCATGGTCGACATGGAGATCCCGTCGGCCTACGTGACCTTCCTGCGCGACATCATGCCGCGCAAGCCGCGCGCGGAGATCTATACCTCGCTGGGCCTGCAGAAGCAGGGCAAGAACCTGTTCTACCGCGATTTCCTGCACCACCTGCAGCATTCGTCGGACCAGTTCATCATCGCGCCCGGCATCCGCGGGCTGGTGATGCTGGTGTTCACGCTGCCGTCGTACCCTTATGTGTTCAAGGTGATCCGCGACGTGATTCCGGCGCCCAAGGAAACCACGCGCGAGCTGGTCAAGTCGAAGTACCAGCTGGTCAAGCAGCACGATCGCGTCGGCCGCATGGCCGATACCCTCGAATACTCCGACGTGGCGTTCCCGCTGTCGCGCTTCGACGAGGCGCTGGTGCGCGAGTTCGAGCAGCTGGCCCCGTCGATGATCGAATACCAGCGCGCCAAGGACGGCGGCGAAGAGATCGTGGTGCGCCACGTCTATATCGAGCGCCGCATGACGCCGCTGAACATCTACCTGCAGGAGGGTTCCGACGCGCAGGTCGAGCACGGCGTGATCGAATACGGCAACGCGATCAAGGAGCTGATTGCGGCGAACATCTTCCCGGGCGACATGCTGTACAAGAACTTCGGCGTGACGCGCCACGGCCGCGTGGTGTTCTACGACTACGACGAGATCGAGTACCTGACCGACTGCAACATCCGCCACGTGCCGCAGCCGCGCAACGAGGAAGAGGAGATGTCGGGCGAAGTCTGGTACACCGTGCGCCCGCACGACATCTTTCCCGAGACCTTCCGCACCTTCCTGCTGGGTGACGCGCGCGTACGCGCGGCGTTCCTGCGTCACCATGCGGATTTTTTTGACCCTGCCATGTGGCAGAGCCACAAGGACCGGCTGCTGGCCGGACATGTCCATGACTTCTTTGCCTACCACGCTTCAGAACGATTTATTCACCGCTACGGCGCTGCCACCGGGCCGTCCGTCAATCAGGCCGACCCGCAGCCCGCCGCCGGCCCTGCAAGGAGAGTCGCATGAATGACGCCATCGCCCAGCTGTTTCGCAACAACCGCGACTGGGTCGACCGCGTCAACGCGGAAGACCCGGCCTTCTTCACCCGCCTGGCCAACCAGCAGGCGCCGGAATACCTGTGGATCGGCTGCTCCGATTCGCGCGTGCCGGCCAACCAGATCCTGGGCCTGGCCCCGGGCGAGGTGTTCGTCCACCGCAACATCGCCAACGTGATCGCGCACAGCGACCTGAACGCGCTGTCGGTGATCCAGTTCGCGGTGGAGGTGCTCAAGGTGCGCCATATCACCGTGGTCGGCCACTACGGCTGCGGCGGCGTCAAGGTCGCGCTCAAGCGCGAGCGCATCGGCCTGGCCGACAACTGGCTGCGCCATGTGCGCGACGTGGCCGACAAGCATGAGTCCTACCTCGGCACCATCCTGCGCGAGGAAGACGCCCACACCCGGCTGTGCGAGCTCAACGTGATCGAGCAGGTCAACAACGTCTGCCAGACCACCGTGATCCAGGACGCCTGGTCCCGCGGCCAGGCCATCACCGTGCACGGCTGGATCTACGGCGTGTCCGACGGCCTGCTGCGCGACCTCGGCATGGCCGCCAGCAACAACGACGAGCTGCACGAGCAGCTGGCCGCGGCCTACCGCCAGTACGGCGAGCCGCCGCAGGCGTCGATCCGCTGACCCCCCTATCCGCCACCAACGCTACCTAGCTACCGATCCAGGAGACCCGAGATGGAAGAGATCGTCATCGTTTCAGCCGCCCGCACGCCGATGGCTGCGTTCCAGGGCGAATTCGCCAGCGTCACCGCGCCGCAGCTGGGCGCCACGGCTATCCGCGCCGCGGTCGAGCGCGCCGGGATCAAGCCCGAGCAGGTAGAGGAAGTGGTGTTCGGCTGCGTGCTGCCAGCCGGCCAGGGACAGGCCCCGGCGCGCCAGGCCGCGCTGGGCGCGGGCCTGCCGCTCAGCGTGGGCTGCACCACCGTCAACAAGATGTGCGGCTCGGGCATGCGCGCGGCCATGACGGTTTATGACGGCTTGCTCGCGGGCTCGTTCGACATTGCCGTGGCCGGCGGCATGGAAAGCATGACCAATGCGCCCTACCTGATCCCCAAGGGCCGCGGCGGCTACCGCATCGGCCACGGCATGATCTACGACCACATGATGCTGGACGGCCTGGAAGACGCGTATGACAAGGGCCGCGCCATGGGCACCTTCGGCGAGGACTGCGCCGCCAAGTACGGCTTCACGCGCCAGCAGCAGGACGAGTTCGCGATGGAAAGCGTGCGCCGTGCGCAGCAGGCCACCGAGAACGGCGATTTCCGCTGGGAGATCGCGCCGGTGACGGTGGCGGGCAAGGGCGGCGACACCGTGATCGACACCGACGAAGGCCCGCGCCGCATCAAGCTCGACAAGATCCCGTCGCTCAGGCCGGCGTTTGCCAAGGACGGCACCATCACCGCGGCCTCGTCGTCGTCGATCAACGACGGCGCCTCGGCGCTGGTGATGATGCGCGCCTCCACCGCGAAGGCGCTGGGCCTGCAGCCGATCGCGCGCATGCTGGGCCACACCACCCACGCGCAGGCGCCGGGCTGGTTCACCACCGCGCCGGTCGAGGCCATCGCCAAGCTGTACCGCAAGCTCGACTGGAGCACCGACAGCGTCGACCTGTTCGAGATCAACGAGGCCTTCGCCGTGGTGCCGATGGCAGCGATGCACGATCTCAAGATCCCGCGCGACAAGGTCAATATCCACGGCGGCGCCTGCGCGCTGGGTCACCCGATCGGGGCCTCGGGCGCGCGCATCATGACCACGCTGATCGGCGCGCTGCGCAAGACCGGCGGCAAGCGGGGGGTGGCGAGCCTTTGCATCGGCGGTGGGGAGGCGACGGCGGTGGGGATCGAGCTGCTGTAACGCACGTTCGCTAACCGCTTGGATTTCCCCCTCTCCCGCTCGCGGGAGAGGGGCCGGGGGAGAGGGCAGAAGCCGGCCAAGCACGACAGGCTTCACTTCGTGGCAACGCCGGCCCTCTCCCCCAACCCCTCTCCCAAAGGGAGAGGGGAGCCGTACAGAGGCAGTTTGCTTAACCTGTGCGTACCCAGAACAAGGAGCAACCCTTGCCAACCGCCCTCATCCTCGGTGCCTCGCGCGGCATCGGCCTTGAATTCGTGCGCCAGTACCGTGCCGACGGCTGGCGCGTCATCGCGGCGGCGCGCACGCCCGAAGGCGTCGGTGCGCTGGAGGCGCTTGGCGCCGAGGCGCACCAGGCTGACCTGTCCGATGCCGGCGCGGTGGCGGGCCTGGGCTGGAAGCTCGACGGCGAGGCGCTCGACGTGGCGGTCTACAACGCCGGCGTGATGGGGCCGCGCACCGAGAGCGCGCAGCCGGTCACGCCGCCAGAGTTCGACCGCGTCATGCACGTCAACGTGCTCGGGCCGATGATGGCGCTGCCGTTGCTGCTGCCCTATGTCGAGGCCGGGCAGTCCGGCCACGGCGGCGTGCTGGCGGTGCTGTCGTCGCGCATGGGCAGCATCGGCGCGATGGAGCACAGCACCAGCTGGCTGTACCGCGTCAGCAAGGCGGGCGCCAACGCCGCGCTGCGCGCGGTGGCGCTGGACGCGCGCCACGCTACCTGCGTTGCGCTGCATCCCGGCTGGGTCAAGACCGACATGGGCGGCCAGGAAGCCGACCTGACCGTGCAGCAGAGCGTCAAGGGCATGCGCCAGGTGCTGGCCAGCGTCAAGCGCCGCGACAACGGCACCTTCCACAACTACGACGGCACGCCCATCCCCTGGTAAGGGCGTGCGCACAACCCAACCCCGAACCGACATGCTGCTGACCCCCGAACAGGAAATGATCCGCGACGCCGTGCGCCAGTTCGCGCAGGAGGTGATCGCGCCGCAGGCCGCGCAGTGGGACCGCGACAAGACCTTTCCCAAGGACGTGCATCGGGAACTGGCGGCGCTGGGTGCCTATGGCGTGGCCGTGCCGGAAGAATACGGCGGCGCCGGCCTCGACTACCTGTCGCTCGCGCTGATCCTGGAAGAGATCGCGGCCGGCGACGGCGGCACTTCCACCGTCATCAGCGTCAACAACTGCCCGGTGTGCAGCATGCTGATGTCGTTCGCCAGCGAGGCGCAGAAGCAGCAGTGGCTGGTGCCGCTGGCGCGCGGCGAGATGCTCGGCGCGTTCTGCCTGACCGAGCCGCACGTCGGCTCCGATGCCTCGGCGCTGCGCACCACGGCGGTCCGCGACGGCGATCACTACGTGCTCAACGGCGTCAAGCAGTT
This window harbors:
- the aceK gene encoding bifunctional isocitrate dehydrogenase kinase/phosphatase; protein product: MSHFPKLLSSQIAYDVARTMLDGFDKHYRLFREVSHQAKLKFEAGDWHGLQQIQRDRIAFYNERVRESSVILEDEYDAENIEDEIWQQIKLHYIGLLTNHHQPELAETFFNSVCTRILHRSYFNNDFIFVRPAISTEYIENEESPTRPTFRAYYPGSRDGMAACFERVVHNFQLERPFEDLPRDIGYVVRAVGEHFGDLRIAPNFQIHTLSSLFFRNKAAFIIGRILNGDRTFPLAIPILHGPSGKLVLDTVLLKKEQLLILFSFTHSYFMVDMEIPSAYVTFLRDIMPRKPRAEIYTSLGLQKQGKNLFYRDFLHHLQHSSDQFIIAPGIRGLVMLVFTLPSYPYVFKVIRDVIPAPKETTRELVKSKYQLVKQHDRVGRMADTLEYSDVAFPLSRFDEALVREFEQLAPSMIEYQRAKDGGEEIVVRHVYIERRMTPLNIYLQEGSDAQVEHGVIEYGNAIKELIAANIFPGDMLYKNFGVTRHGRVVFYDYDEIEYLTDCNIRHVPQPRNEEEEMSGEVWYTVRPHDIFPETFRTFLLGDARVRAAFLRHHADFFDPAMWQSHKDRLLAGHVHDFFAYHASERFIHRYGAATGPSVNQADPQPAAGPARRVA
- the can gene encoding carbonate dehydratase, producing the protein MNDAIAQLFRNNRDWVDRVNAEDPAFFTRLANQQAPEYLWIGCSDSRVPANQILGLAPGEVFVHRNIANVIAHSDLNALSVIQFAVEVLKVRHITVVGHYGCGGVKVALKRERIGLADNWLRHVRDVADKHESYLGTILREEDAHTRLCELNVIEQVNNVCQTTVIQDAWSRGQAITVHGWIYGVSDGLLRDLGMAASNNDELHEQLAAAYRQYGEPPQASIR
- a CDS encoding acetyl-CoA C-acetyltransferase, with the protein product MEEIVIVSAARTPMAAFQGEFASVTAPQLGATAIRAAVERAGIKPEQVEEVVFGCVLPAGQGQAPARQAALGAGLPLSVGCTTVNKMCGSGMRAAMTVYDGLLAGSFDIAVAGGMESMTNAPYLIPKGRGGYRIGHGMIYDHMMLDGLEDAYDKGRAMGTFGEDCAAKYGFTRQQQDEFAMESVRRAQQATENGDFRWEIAPVTVAGKGGDTVIDTDEGPRRIKLDKIPSLRPAFAKDGTITAASSSSINDGASALVMMRASTAKALGLQPIARMLGHTTHAQAPGWFTTAPVEAIAKLYRKLDWSTDSVDLFEINEAFAVVPMAAMHDLKIPRDKVNIHGGACALGHPIGASGARIMTTLIGALRKTGGKRGVASLCIGGGEATAVGIELL
- a CDS encoding SDR family oxidoreductase; this translates as MPTALILGASRGIGLEFVRQYRADGWRVIAAARTPEGVGALEALGAEAHQADLSDAGAVAGLGWKLDGEALDVAVYNAGVMGPRTESAQPVTPPEFDRVMHVNVLGPMMALPLLLPYVEAGQSGHGGVLAVLSSRMGSIGAMEHSTSWLYRVSKAGANAALRAVALDARHATCVALHPGWVKTDMGGQEADLTVQQSVKGMRQVLASVKRRDNGTFHNYDGTPIPW